A genomic window from Anticarsia gemmatalis isolate Benzon Research Colony breed Stoneville strain chromosome 24, ilAntGemm2 primary, whole genome shotgun sequence includes:
- the polybromo gene encoding protein polybromo isoform X9 has product MSKRRRASSAASRGADGDDSDDGVELSNPGPPPSTRKRKKLDPGEICQQLYDTIRSYKKEDGTLLCDSFIRAPKRRQEPQYYEVVSQPIDLLRVQQKLKTDTYEDIEELSADIELLVNNAKAFYKPDTLEYRDAIDLWKLYMQTKQALENGEDIKIPKLSRNGSSSRRSDVAEDLSETSTNNEEDNVFEELFSAVMTANSDGRPLYPAFQFLPSKRRYPEYFNVIDSPIDLKTIAQKIQGGEYTNLNELEKDLLLMVRNACHFNEPGSQIYKDAKTLKKVIQMRKQDIDQHGRSGPAKTSERIRSKRTSRVGPVPSSKALAIMEPPGSDNEIVKHSEDSDSDEDKNENEDSPQWKLLETVKNHLGPNGTPMSEPFSKLPSRREYPDYYKEIKNPVSLNQIKNKIRKGNYGTLSEVAGDMNIMFENAKQYNVPSSRLYKDAVKLQRLMQQRVQELLDIVQSSSSDDESLSSVKNQAQVQTPRPRAMPSGRPRLNQTQSSVPSPISTPTVAKSNLPLKKKLHYISKQLVEFTCSDGRQPMLLFMEKPSKKLYPEYYNVIEKPIDMITIEANIKNDRYNLVEEMVADFRLMFSNCRQFNEEGSMIYEDANLLERVMNEKLKEVNSSFERKTPLKTFKAAKSRQLSPFEQKLRTLYDAIRDYRDPKVNRQLALIFMKLPSKTEYPDYYELIKNPIDMEKIAHKLKNNVYSSVNELASDFILMFDNACKYNEPDSQIYKDALILHRVCLQTKQMLREDDDAIPDVPAAVQELLLNLFTSVYNHQDEEGRCYSDSMAELPEHDEAANGEKVRAISLDLVKRRLDKGLYKRLDHFQQDMFAVFERARRLSRTDSQIFEDSVELQSYYISQRDQLCRGTLQSPALSFTRDTMATSVELVKQCKLLQENDDEDETRSSTDESMPPGGAPLQQAAYNKGDFVYIQPDKGIKECPIGQVERVWTNNDGIPMVYCNLYYRPQETFHVRTRKFLQQEVFKTESHRVVPLDQIVGHCYVMNVKEYFKFRPEGFADKDVYVCESRYKTKLRLFKKIKVWEGAEKEATLVPREVPLEPNRTVSVFRERVEKHKDELAELEVLENVHEKERPDVVMYNPLGTDDENTYYEQYNTVCSGVIKTGDYVYVVTDGGKQMIAQVDTIWETGDNKCYFRGPFLIFPSEVANIINKPFYKQEVLLTTMHDTSPLVGIVGKCAVLDYDDYLKSRPTEIAENDVYVCESVYDESNRVARKLKSGLRKFEHTKDVTIDEIYFFPKPLGPPALATAQDVQSSSSAFTQKPFNPSINIDTVDTKPQFTNLINTTIGSQDVEMILENSLDDSSLASPATPLSIGGNSNPYNPSMTATPSQERVSSTATPASSKKKKDSSKQKIVTGYILYSSEVRRAIVANNPESSFGEISRIVGNEWRSLPASTKQSWEERAARCNEETAAKLAEEMRELAQHTPMEMTFECAWDTCDYQFEEISDCMEHCIGDGGNTGHVQQHYRGSFTEYPCVWRNCARVRKGQAPFPNLPRLLRHVRDLHVNKGNGRLMAVHERSRNFVPSSKKPPKQFTSAVRSGVMSPGASLSGMSPLARNTPSPGAGEPPGGGPAPAPAAGRAPLDPLFVAAPPRAQRLTHSEAYIRYIEGLHSEQKYITPWEKSLTPMPINPDPAQFNMHKLPAHWMTEEAINGYLAQDKSLSETDIQKMDQNSKILKGLCALRDFMMKDALYVTKAYNTQNI; this is encoded by the exons ATGAGTAAGCGACGCCGTGCGTCTTCGGCGGCTTCCCGTGGCGCTGATGGGGACGACAGTGATGATGGAGTAGAACTCAGCAACCCTGGACCTCCGCCGTCTACCCGCAAGAGGAAGAAGCTAGATCCA GGTGAAATTTGTCAGCAACTGTATGACACAATAAGATCATATAAGAAGGAGGATGGGACGCTCCTGTGTGACTCCTTCATCAGAGCTCCTAAGAGACGCCAGGAGCCACAATATTATGAGGTGGTCTCACAACCCATTGATTTGTTAAGG GTCCAACAGAAGCTAAAAACGGACACATATGAGGATATAGAGGAGTTATCAGCTGACATAGAGCTGTTGGTGAATAATGCTAAGGCATTCTACAAGCCAGACACCCTGGAGTACAGGGATGCTATTGACCTATGGAAGCTGTACATGCAGACTAAGCAAGCACTTGAGAATG GTGAAGATATCAAGATACCCAAGTTGTCTCGTAATGGTTCATCAAGCAGAAGATCAGATGTAGCAGAAGACTTATCAGAAACCTCTACTAACAATGAGGAGGACAATGTCTTTGAAGAACTATTCAGTGCt GTAATGACAGCAAACAGTGACGGCCGGCCTCTCTACCCGGCCTTCCAATTCCTACCTTCGAAGCGTCGCTATCCAGAGTACTTCAACGTCATCGACTCCCCAATAGACCTGAAGACCATAGCTCAGAAGATCCAGGGCGGAGAGTACACTAACTTGAACGAGTTGGAGAAAGACTTGCTGCTGATGGTCAGGAATGCTTGCCACTTCAATGAGCCTGGTAGCCAGATTTATAAGGATGCTAAGACACTGAAAAAG GTTATTCAAATGCGTAAACAAGACATCGACCAGCACGGTCGCTCAGGGCCAGCGAAGACGTCGGAGCGCATCCGCAGTAAACGCACTTCCCGCGTCGGACCTGTGCCGTCTAGCAAAGCCCTGGCCATCATGGAGCCGCCGGGTTCCGACAATGAGATAGTTAAA CATTCGGAAGACAGTGACAGTGACGAAGACAAAAATGAAAACGAAGATTCTCCACAGTGGAAACTACTTGAGACTGTAAAGAATCATTTGGGGCCTAATG GTACTCCAATGTCAGAACCGTTCTCGAAGCTTCCATCGCGCCGCGAGTACCCCGACTACTATAAAGAAATCAAAAACCCCGTATCACTGAACCAGATCAAGAACAAAATTCGCAAAGGCAACTACGGCACCCTGTCAGAAGTGGCTGGGGACATGAACATTATGTTTGAGAACGCCAAACAGTACAATGTGCCTTCTTCAAGATTGTACAAAGATGCTGTGAAACTACAAAG GTTGATGCAACAACGCGTGCAAGAATTACTCGACATAGTGCAGAGTTCGTCCAGTGATGATGAAAGTCTATCGTCTGTGAAGAACCAGGCGCAAGTCCAGACGCCACGGCCCAGAG CAATGCCTTCAGGTCGTCCCCGCCTCAACCAGACGCAAAGCTCAGTGCCATCTCCGATCAGCACTCCTACTGTGGCTAAATCCAACTTGCCTTTGAAGAAAAAGCTACACTACATATCGAAGCAACTGGTGGAATTCACCTGCTCTGATGGGAGACAGCCCATGCTATTGTTTATGGAGAAACCGAGTAAGAAACTGTATCCGGAATACTATAATGTGATTGAAAAGCCTATTGATATGATCACCATTGAAGCTAATATTAAG aacGATAGATACAACTTAGTAGAAGAGATGGTGGCCGACTTCCGGCTGATGTTCTCGAACTGCCGTCAGTTTAATGAAGAAGGTTCTATGATATATGAAGACGCGAATCTTCTAGAACGAGTGATGAACGAGAAGCTCAAAGAAGTAAACAGCAGTTTCGAGAGGAAGACCCCTTTGAAGACGTTTAAAGCGGCCAAGTCAAGGCAGTTGTCGCCTTTTGAACAGAAACTCAGGACTTTGTATGATGCGATTAGAGATTATAGGGATCCTAAAG TAAACCGCCAACTGGCATTAATCTTCATGAAACTACCAAGTAAGACAGAATACCCGGACTACTACGAGCTCATCAAGAACCCCATAGACATGGAGAAGATAGCCCACAAACTGAAGAACAACGTGTACAGCTCCGTGAACGAGCTCGCGTCAGACTTCATACTGATGTTCGACAACGCTTGCAAGTACAATGAACCCGATTCACAGATATACAAGGACGCTTTGATACTGCATAGAGTTTGTTTACAAACTAAACAGATGTTGAG GGAGGACGACGATGCTATACCAGACGTGCCGGCCGCGGTTCAAGAGCTGCTGCTCAATCTGTTCACCAGCGTGTATAACCATCAAGATGAAGAGGGCAG gtgTTATTCAGACAGTATGGCGGAACTCCCCGAGCACGACGAGGCGGCGAACGGCGAGAAAGTACGAGCGATATCTCTGGACTTGGTCAAACGACGCCTCGACAAGGGACTGTACAAACGACTCGATCACTTCCAGCAAGATATGTTTGCTGTGTTTGAAAG GGCCCGTCGCCTGTCCCGCACAGACAGTCAGATCTTCGAGGACTCGGTGGAGCTGCAGTCGTACTACATCAGCCAGCGCGACCAGCTGTGCCGCGGCACGCTGCAGTCCCCCGCGCTGAGCTTCACGCGCGACACCATGGCCACCAGCGTCGAGCTCGTCAAGCAGTGCAAGCTGCTGCAGGAGAACGACGATGAGGATGAGACCAG GTCCAGCACCGATGAATCAATGCCACCTGGCGGCGCTCCGTTGCAACAGGCCGCGTACAACAAGGGTGACTTCGTCTACATACAGCCGGATAAAGGCATCAAAGAGTGTCCTATAGGAcag GTGGAGCGAGTTTGGACCAACAACGACGGCATTCCTATGGTGTACTGCAATTTGTACTACAG ACCTCAAGAGACCTTCCACGTGCGAACGCGCAAGTTCCTTCAGCAAGAGGTGTTCAAGACGGAGTCACATCGCGTCGTTCCTCTCGACCAGATAGTCGGACATTGTTATGTCATGAATGTTAAGGAGTACTTCAAGTTCAGACCTGAAG GTTTCGCTGACAAGGATGTGTACGTATGCGAGAGTCGGTACAAGACGAAGCTGCGCTTGTTCAAGAAGATCAAGGTCTGGGAGGGAGCCGAGAAAGAGGCCACGCTCGTGCCCAGAGAG GTTCCGTTGGAGCCGAATAGAACAGTGTCGGTGTTCCGCGAACGTGTTGAGAAACACAAGGATGAACTCGCTGAATTGGAAGTATTAGAGAATGTGCACGAGAAAGAAAGACCC GACGTGGTAATGTACAACCCGCTGGGCACGGACGACGAGAACACGTACTACGAGCAGTACAACACGGTGTGCTCGGGCGTCATCAAGACGGGCGACTACGTGTACGTGGTCACGGACGGCGGCAAGCAGATGATCGCGCAGGTCGACACTATATGGGAGACTGGAGA CAACAAATGCTACTTCCGCGGTCCATTCCTGATCTTCCCGTCAGAGGTGGCGAACATCATCAACAAG CCGTTTTACAAGCAGGAGGTGTTGTTGACCACGATGCATGATACCAGTCCCCTGGTGGGCATCGTGGGCAAGTGCGCTGTGCTCGACTATGATGATTATCTTAAAT CTCGTCCGACAGAGATAGCAGAGAACGACGTGTACGTATGCGAGTCAGTGTACGACGAGTCGAACAGAGTCGCACGTAAACTGAAGTCTGGACTGCGCAAGTTTGAACACACCAAGGATGTTACTATTGATGAG ATCTACTTCTTCCCGAAGCCGCTTGGTCCTCCGGCACTAGCGACTGCTCAGGACGTGCAGTCTTCGTCCAGCGCCTTCACGCAGAAGCCATTCAATCCTAGCATCAATATTGATACCGTG GACACTAAGCCGCAGTTCACAAACCTGATCAACACGACCATCGGCAGTCAGGACGTGGAGATGATACTGGAGAACTCGCTCGATGACTCTTCACTCGCCTCGCCAGCCACACCGCTGTCTATAG GTGGCAACAGCAACCCCTACAACCCATCAATGACAGCGACTCCCAGCCAGGAGCGTGTTAGCAGCACAGCCACTCCCGCTAGCAGCAAGAAGAAGAAGGACTCGTCCAAACAGAAGATAGTCACAGGCTACATCCTCTACTCGAGTGAAGTTCGCCGCGCTATCGTCGCTAACAACCCTGAGTCTTCGTTCG GCGAGATCTCACGGATAGTGGGCAACGAATGGCGGTCGCTACCGGCCTCCACGAAGCAGAGCTGGGAGGAAAGAGCCGCCAGATGCAATGAGGAGACTGCGGCCAAATTAGCGGAGGAGATGCGCGAGTTGGCACAGCAC ACGCCCATGGAGATGACGTTCGAGTGCGCGTGGGACACTTGCGACTACCAGTTCGAAGAGATTTCTGATTGCATGGAGCATTGCATCGGTGATGGAGGAAACA CGGGTCACGTGCAGCAACACTACCGCGGCTCGTTCACGGAGTACCCGTGCGTGTGGCGCAACTGTGCACGTGTGCGCAAGGGCCAGGCGCCCTTCCCCAACCTGCCGCGGCTACTGAGACACGTGCGTGACTTGCACGTTAACAAGGGCAATGGACGACTGATGGCAGTTCATGAGAGATCCAG GAACTTTGTACCATCATCGAAGAAGCCACCAAAGCAGTTCACCAGCGCTGTACGTAGTGGTGTGATGTCGCCAGGAG CGTCGTTATCGGGCATGTCCCCGCTGGCCCGCAACACGCCGTCCCCCGGCGCGGGCGAGCCCCCCGGCGGCGGGCCGGCCCCCGCCCCGGCCGCGGGCCGCGCGCCGCTCGACCCGCTGTTCGTGGCCGCGCCGCCACGGGCACAGAGGCTCACGCACTCCGAGGCTTATATCAG ATACATCGAAGGCCTACACTCCGAACAGAAATACATAACTCCATGGGAGAAATCTCTCACTCCAATGCCGATAAACCCAGACCCGGCACAATTCAACATGCACAAGCTGCCAGCTCACTGGATGACGGAGGAAGCCATCAACGGCTACCTGGCCCAAGACAAGAGCCTTTCAGAGACAGACATACAGAAAATGGACCAAAACTCCAAGATTCTGAAAGGCTTATGTGCTTTGAGAGACTTTATGATGAAGGATGCTTTATACGTGACTAAGGCGTATAACACACAGAACATTTGA
- the polybromo gene encoding protein polybromo isoform X4, giving the protein MSKRRRASSAASRGADGDDSDDGVELSNPGPPPSTRKRKKLDPGEICQQLYDTIRSYKKEDGTLLCDSFIRAPKRRQEPQYYEVVSQPIDLLRVQQKLKTDTYEDIEELSADIELLVNNAKAFYKPDTLEYRDAIDLWKLYMQTKQALENGEDIKIPKLSRNGSSSRRSDVAEDLSETSTNNEEDNVFEELFSAVMTANSDGRPLYPAFQFLPSKRRYPEYFNVIDSPIDLKTIAQKIQGGEYTNLNELEKDLLLMVRNACHFNEPGSQIYKDAKTLKKVIQMRKQDIDQHGRSGPAKTSERIRSKRTSRVGPVPSSKALAIMEPPGSDNEIVKHSEDSDSDEDKNENEDSPQWKLLETVKNHLGPNGTPMSEPFSKLPSRREYPDYYKEIKNPVSLNQIKNKIRKGNYGTLSEVAGDMNIMFENAKQYNVPSSRLYKDAVKLQRLMQQRVQELLDIVQSSSSDDESLSSVKNQAQVQTPRPRAMPSGRPRLNQTQSSVPSPISTPTVAKSNLPLKKKLHYISKQLVEFTCSDGRQPMLLFMEKPSKKLYPEYYNVIEKPIDMITIEANIKNDRYNLVEEMVADFRLMFSNCRQFNEEGSMIYEDANLLERVMNEKLKEVNSSFERKTPLKTFKAAKSRQLSPFEQKLRTLYDAIRDYRDPKVNRQLALIFMKLPSKTEYPDYYELIKNPIDMEKIAHKLKNNVYSSVNELASDFILMFDNACKYNEPDSQIYKDALILHRVCLQTKQMLREDDDAIPDVPAAVQELLLNLFTSVYNHQDEEGRCYSDSMAELPEHDEAANGEKVRAISLDLVKRRLDKGLYKRLDHFQQDMFAVFERARRLSRTDSQIFEDSVELQSYYISQRDQLCRGTLQSPALSFTRDTMATSVELVKQCKLLQENDDEDETRSSTDESMPPGGAPLQQAAYNKGDFVYIQPDKGIKECPIGQVERVWTNNDGIPMVYCNLYYRPQETFHVRTRKFLQQEVFKTESHRVVPLDQIVGHCYVMNVKEYFKFRPEGFADKDVYVCESRYKTKLRLFKKIKVWEGAEKEATLVPREVPLEPNRTVSVFRERVEKHKDELAELEVLENVHEKERPDVVMYNPLGTDDENTYYEQYNTVCSGVIKTGDYVYVVTDGGKQMIAQVDTIWETGDNKCYFRGPFLIFPSEVANIINKSMFDFQPFYKQEVLLTTMHDTSPLVGIVGKCAVLDYDDYLKSRPTEIAENDVYVCESVYDESNRVARKLKSGLRKFEHTKDVTIDEIYFFPKPLGPPALATAQDVQSSSSAFTQKPFNPSINIDTVDTKPQFTNLINTTIGSQDVEMILENSLDDSSLASPATPLSIGGNSNPYNPSMTATPSQERVSSTATPASSKKKKDSSKQKIVTGYILYSSEVRRAIVANNPESSFGEISRIVGNEWRSLPASTKQSWEERAARCNEETAAKLAEEMRELAQHTPMEMTFECAWDTCDYQFEEISDCMEHCIGDGGNMIGTFIETKKAKLEPGHVQQHYRGSFTEYPCVWRNCARVRKGQAPFPNLPRLLRHVRDLHVNKGNGRLMAVHERSRNFVPSSKKPPKQFTSAVRSGVMSPGASLSGMSPLARNTPSPGAGEPPGGGPAPAPAAGRAPLDPLFVAAPPRAQRLTHSEAYIRYIEGLHSEQKYITPWEKSLTPMPINPDPAQFNMHKLPAHWMTEEAINGYLAQDKSLSETDIQKMDQNSKILKGLCALRDFMMKDALYVTKAYNTQNI; this is encoded by the exons ATGAGTAAGCGACGCCGTGCGTCTTCGGCGGCTTCCCGTGGCGCTGATGGGGACGACAGTGATGATGGAGTAGAACTCAGCAACCCTGGACCTCCGCCGTCTACCCGCAAGAGGAAGAAGCTAGATCCA GGTGAAATTTGTCAGCAACTGTATGACACAATAAGATCATATAAGAAGGAGGATGGGACGCTCCTGTGTGACTCCTTCATCAGAGCTCCTAAGAGACGCCAGGAGCCACAATATTATGAGGTGGTCTCACAACCCATTGATTTGTTAAGG GTCCAACAGAAGCTAAAAACGGACACATATGAGGATATAGAGGAGTTATCAGCTGACATAGAGCTGTTGGTGAATAATGCTAAGGCATTCTACAAGCCAGACACCCTGGAGTACAGGGATGCTATTGACCTATGGAAGCTGTACATGCAGACTAAGCAAGCACTTGAGAATG GTGAAGATATCAAGATACCCAAGTTGTCTCGTAATGGTTCATCAAGCAGAAGATCAGATGTAGCAGAAGACTTATCAGAAACCTCTACTAACAATGAGGAGGACAATGTCTTTGAAGAACTATTCAGTGCt GTAATGACAGCAAACAGTGACGGCCGGCCTCTCTACCCGGCCTTCCAATTCCTACCTTCGAAGCGTCGCTATCCAGAGTACTTCAACGTCATCGACTCCCCAATAGACCTGAAGACCATAGCTCAGAAGATCCAGGGCGGAGAGTACACTAACTTGAACGAGTTGGAGAAAGACTTGCTGCTGATGGTCAGGAATGCTTGCCACTTCAATGAGCCTGGTAGCCAGATTTATAAGGATGCTAAGACACTGAAAAAG GTTATTCAAATGCGTAAACAAGACATCGACCAGCACGGTCGCTCAGGGCCAGCGAAGACGTCGGAGCGCATCCGCAGTAAACGCACTTCCCGCGTCGGACCTGTGCCGTCTAGCAAAGCCCTGGCCATCATGGAGCCGCCGGGTTCCGACAATGAGATAGTTAAA CATTCGGAAGACAGTGACAGTGACGAAGACAAAAATGAAAACGAAGATTCTCCACAGTGGAAACTACTTGAGACTGTAAAGAATCATTTGGGGCCTAATG GTACTCCAATGTCAGAACCGTTCTCGAAGCTTCCATCGCGCCGCGAGTACCCCGACTACTATAAAGAAATCAAAAACCCCGTATCACTGAACCAGATCAAGAACAAAATTCGCAAAGGCAACTACGGCACCCTGTCAGAAGTGGCTGGGGACATGAACATTATGTTTGAGAACGCCAAACAGTACAATGTGCCTTCTTCAAGATTGTACAAAGATGCTGTGAAACTACAAAG GTTGATGCAACAACGCGTGCAAGAATTACTCGACATAGTGCAGAGTTCGTCCAGTGATGATGAAAGTCTATCGTCTGTGAAGAACCAGGCGCAAGTCCAGACGCCACGGCCCAGAG CAATGCCTTCAGGTCGTCCCCGCCTCAACCAGACGCAAAGCTCAGTGCCATCTCCGATCAGCACTCCTACTGTGGCTAAATCCAACTTGCCTTTGAAGAAAAAGCTACACTACATATCGAAGCAACTGGTGGAATTCACCTGCTCTGATGGGAGACAGCCCATGCTATTGTTTATGGAGAAACCGAGTAAGAAACTGTATCCGGAATACTATAATGTGATTGAAAAGCCTATTGATATGATCACCATTGAAGCTAATATTAAG aacGATAGATACAACTTAGTAGAAGAGATGGTGGCCGACTTCCGGCTGATGTTCTCGAACTGCCGTCAGTTTAATGAAGAAGGTTCTATGATATATGAAGACGCGAATCTTCTAGAACGAGTGATGAACGAGAAGCTCAAAGAAGTAAACAGCAGTTTCGAGAGGAAGACCCCTTTGAAGACGTTTAAAGCGGCCAAGTCAAGGCAGTTGTCGCCTTTTGAACAGAAACTCAGGACTTTGTATGATGCGATTAGAGATTATAGGGATCCTAAAG TAAACCGCCAACTGGCATTAATCTTCATGAAACTACCAAGTAAGACAGAATACCCGGACTACTACGAGCTCATCAAGAACCCCATAGACATGGAGAAGATAGCCCACAAACTGAAGAACAACGTGTACAGCTCCGTGAACGAGCTCGCGTCAGACTTCATACTGATGTTCGACAACGCTTGCAAGTACAATGAACCCGATTCACAGATATACAAGGACGCTTTGATACTGCATAGAGTTTGTTTACAAACTAAACAGATGTTGAG GGAGGACGACGATGCTATACCAGACGTGCCGGCCGCGGTTCAAGAGCTGCTGCTCAATCTGTTCACCAGCGTGTATAACCATCAAGATGAAGAGGGCAG gtgTTATTCAGACAGTATGGCGGAACTCCCCGAGCACGACGAGGCGGCGAACGGCGAGAAAGTACGAGCGATATCTCTGGACTTGGTCAAACGACGCCTCGACAAGGGACTGTACAAACGACTCGATCACTTCCAGCAAGATATGTTTGCTGTGTTTGAAAG GGCCCGTCGCCTGTCCCGCACAGACAGTCAGATCTTCGAGGACTCGGTGGAGCTGCAGTCGTACTACATCAGCCAGCGCGACCAGCTGTGCCGCGGCACGCTGCAGTCCCCCGCGCTGAGCTTCACGCGCGACACCATGGCCACCAGCGTCGAGCTCGTCAAGCAGTGCAAGCTGCTGCAGGAGAACGACGATGAGGATGAGACCAG GTCCAGCACCGATGAATCAATGCCACCTGGCGGCGCTCCGTTGCAACAGGCCGCGTACAACAAGGGTGACTTCGTCTACATACAGCCGGATAAAGGCATCAAAGAGTGTCCTATAGGAcag GTGGAGCGAGTTTGGACCAACAACGACGGCATTCCTATGGTGTACTGCAATTTGTACTACAG ACCTCAAGAGACCTTCCACGTGCGAACGCGCAAGTTCCTTCAGCAAGAGGTGTTCAAGACGGAGTCACATCGCGTCGTTCCTCTCGACCAGATAGTCGGACATTGTTATGTCATGAATGTTAAGGAGTACTTCAAGTTCAGACCTGAAG GTTTCGCTGACAAGGATGTGTACGTATGCGAGAGTCGGTACAAGACGAAGCTGCGCTTGTTCAAGAAGATCAAGGTCTGGGAGGGAGCCGAGAAAGAGGCCACGCTCGTGCCCAGAGAG GTTCCGTTGGAGCCGAATAGAACAGTGTCGGTGTTCCGCGAACGTGTTGAGAAACACAAGGATGAACTCGCTGAATTGGAAGTATTAGAGAATGTGCACGAGAAAGAAAGACCC GACGTGGTAATGTACAACCCGCTGGGCACGGACGACGAGAACACGTACTACGAGCAGTACAACACGGTGTGCTCGGGCGTCATCAAGACGGGCGACTACGTGTACGTGGTCACGGACGGCGGCAAGCAGATGATCGCGCAGGTCGACACTATATGGGAGACTGGAGA CAACAAATGCTACTTCCGCGGTCCATTCCTGATCTTCCCGTCAGAGGTGGCGAACATCATCAACAAG AGCATGTTCGACTTCCAGCCGTTTTACAAGCAGGAGGTGTTGTTGACCACGATGCATGATACCAGTCCCCTGGTGGGCATCGTGGGCAAGTGCGCTGTGCTCGACTATGATGATTATCTTAAAT CTCGTCCGACAGAGATAGCAGAGAACGACGTGTACGTATGCGAGTCAGTGTACGACGAGTCGAACAGAGTCGCACGTAAACTGAAGTCTGGACTGCGCAAGTTTGAACACACCAAGGATGTTACTATTGATGAG ATCTACTTCTTCCCGAAGCCGCTTGGTCCTCCGGCACTAGCGACTGCTCAGGACGTGCAGTCTTCGTCCAGCGCCTTCACGCAGAAGCCATTCAATCCTAGCATCAATATTGATACCGTG GACACTAAGCCGCAGTTCACAAACCTGATCAACACGACCATCGGCAGTCAGGACGTGGAGATGATACTGGAGAACTCGCTCGATGACTCTTCACTCGCCTCGCCAGCCACACCGCTGTCTATAG GTGGCAACAGCAACCCCTACAACCCATCAATGACAGCGACTCCCAGCCAGGAGCGTGTTAGCAGCACAGCCACTCCCGCTAGCAGCAAGAAGAAGAAGGACTCGTCCAAACAGAAGATAGTCACAGGCTACATCCTCTACTCGAGTGAAGTTCGCCGCGCTATCGTCGCTAACAACCCTGAGTCTTCGTTCG GCGAGATCTCACGGATAGTGGGCAACGAATGGCGGTCGCTACCGGCCTCCACGAAGCAGAGCTGGGAGGAAAGAGCCGCCAGATGCAATGAGGAGACTGCGGCCAAATTAGCGGAGGAGATGCGCGAGTTGGCACAGCAC ACGCCCATGGAGATGACGTTCGAGTGCGCGTGGGACACTTGCGACTACCAGTTCGAAGAGATTTCTGATTGCATGGAGCATTGCATCGGTGATGGAGGAAACA TGATTGGTACATTTATTGAGACCAAAAAGGCTAAGCTAGAAC CGGGTCACGTGCAGCAACACTACCGCGGCTCGTTCACGGAGTACCCGTGCGTGTGGCGCAACTGTGCACGTGTGCGCAAGGGCCAGGCGCCCTTCCCCAACCTGCCGCGGCTACTGAGACACGTGCGTGACTTGCACGTTAACAAGGGCAATGGACGACTGATGGCAGTTCATGAGAGATCCAG GAACTTTGTACCATCATCGAAGAAGCCACCAAAGCAGTTCACCAGCGCTGTACGTAGTGGTGTGATGTCGCCAGGAG CGTCGTTATCGGGCATGTCCCCGCTGGCCCGCAACACGCCGTCCCCCGGCGCGGGCGAGCCCCCCGGCGGCGGGCCGGCCCCCGCCCCGGCCGCGGGCCGCGCGCCGCTCGACCCGCTGTTCGTGGCCGCGCCGCCACGGGCACAGAGGCTCACGCACTCCGAGGCTTATATCAG ATACATCGAAGGCCTACACTCCGAACAGAAATACATAACTCCATGGGAGAAATCTCTCACTCCAATGCCGATAAACCCAGACCCGGCACAATTCAACATGCACAAGCTGCCAGCTCACTGGATGACGGAGGAAGCCATCAACGGCTACCTGGCCCAAGACAAGAGCCTTTCAGAGACAGACATACAGAAAATGGACCAAAACTCCAAGATTCTGAAAGGCTTATGTGCTTTGAGAGACTTTATGATGAAGGATGCTTTATACGTGACTAAGGCGTATAACACACAGAACATTTGA